In the genome of Nitrospirota bacterium, the window AAGACTCGAAAGACATTTCTCTCTCCGGCGTTCACGTGCAACATTCGACGTTCCATCAGCCCCCGCCATGCCATGCGATTAACACACACACACACACAGGGAATGTCAAGCACCCGCCGGAATGTAATCAAATGGGCATGGGGTCATGTGGTCAATTGAAGGAAACCAGCGCCCCGATCATGGACCGCGAATCAAGGTCGCAAGAAACTGCACCTTCCTGGAGCAAGCACACTTTCGTGAGTTGTAAGTGCGTCTACCAGAATGCGTAGGGGAGGGTCTTCAGACCCTCCCGACAAGAGGGAGCATCTGAAGATGCTCCCCTACGAATCGGCATTCTTGCCGGGAGGGTCTGAAGACCCTCCCCTACTTTCGTGAGTCGCCAGTCGTGAGTCGTGAGTCGAAACCCCAAGCAGGAATGTGATCATGTCATCATGTGCCCAAGGGAAGGAACTCAGCACGCAGATGCCCGTGGCGGATCCGCCAATCGATCATTTGCAAGGGGCGCTGTTGTGAGATAGATGGAACGCATGAAAGAAACAGCCGGCGGCAAATGGGCGCTTGTGTTGGGCGCATCCAGCGGGTTCGGGGCGGCGTGCTCCGTGGCGCTCGCGAAAGGCGGATTCAACATCTTCGGAGTCCACTTGGACAGAAAATCCACCATGGACCAGGTTGAGAAGGTCATCGAATCGGTGAAGTCCACGGGGCGTGAGGTTGTTTTTTTCAACAAGAACGCCGCCGACGAAGAAGCGCGAAACGCGGTTCTCGATGAAATGCACAAGGCTCTGAATGGAGAGCCCGGCGTGGCCGTTCTTCTCCATTCCCTCGCCTTCGGAACGCTCCGCCCTTACCTCGCGGAAAAGACCGCGGATTCCGTATCCAAGGCCCAATTGGAAATGACGATGGACGTGATGGCGAACAGCCTCGTCTACTGGGCGCAGGGCCTTTTCAATCGCCGGCTCCTGGCCCGAGGCGGCCGCATATTCGCCATGACGAGCGCAGGCGACGAACGCGTGTGGGCCACCTACGGGCCGGTCTCAGCAGCCAAGGCCGCCCTGGAAGCCCACATCCGGCAGCTCTCGGTCGAACTCGCGCCGCATGGAGTGACGGCCAACGCCATTCGCGCGGGCGTAACGGACACCCCGGCCCTTCGCAAGATTCCCGGCAACGACCGGATGATCGAAATGGCCCGTTCGAAGAATCCCTACCGGCGACTCACCACAACCGAAGACGTTGCCGGCGCGATCGTGAACCTGTGCTCGGAAGGCTGCGGCTGGATCACGGGTAACGTGATCAACGTGGATGGCGGAGAGTTTATTGTCGACTGAACAGCCGTCAGCGATCAGCGATCAGCCGCCGGATGGGGATGGCTTCGCTTCGCCCGCAATAACCGGCGGGGTGTCATCGCGAGGCTCCGCCAGCCGGCGGAGACGAGGCAATCTCACTTGCTGACCGCTGATAGCTGGAAGCTTTTTTAGCTCGACTTTTGCCATTTTTTGAGAGGTTTATGTTGGTCATTATGCGTAGGGGAGGGTCTTCAGACCCTCCCGACAAGAGGGAGCATCTGAAAATGCTCCCCTCCGAATCTGCATTCTGTTAGAGGCTCTTATTTCTTCCCCGCTTCCTTCCGCTTCAGCGTAAACCCGGTCTTCTCTCCTGCCGAGGACTTCGCGCCCGTCAACGGTAGATCCACGACCCTCTCTTCGTCGGCCACAACCACCTTTTCGCGCGCAATCTCGACCACTCGCCTGCCGTGGATCAGGTCGCCCGGTCGCACCACCTGCCCTTCCACCACGGCCATCGAACGGCTCGGATCGCGCGCGTTGAAGAAGATCGCCGAGACCACGTCCGGCAGTCCCGGCTGCGTTCGCGGTCCCGTCTCGTGTTCCGAAAACGGATCCCTTCCCCAAGGGAGCACCGGCATGGGATTCAAGCGCACATGCGAATCGACATCCGAAAGAGGAGCGGCGAGCGCCAAAGGCGCCGTGAATCGTGAACCGTGAACCGTGAATAGAAAGACGAAAAGCGCCGGGATTCCGGACCGCCAGGAACCAGGAACCAGATACCTCCACTTCACTTCAGCATCTTCCCCTTTGCCGTCATGCTGATCGAGAGATCCGGCTCACCCGGCTTGGAAGCGACCATTTGCAGGCCCTGGATTTCGAGCACGATCGGCAACGTTTCCACGCGTTCGATGAACTGGCCAAACTCCTTGTACGTGCAGAGAACGTTGAGCTGGAACGGAATCTCCACACTGTCGCTCAATTCCCGCGGCTGCGACGGCCTGAACTCCACAAAATTGACCGGCCCCCGCACGTCATCCCGCGTCATGACCTCCATGAGCTGCGAGAGCCGCATTTCCTTGGGGAGTTTCTGCCGCGACATCTCCACCTGCGCGCGAAGCTCCTCCAGTTGCTTCCGCGCCTGCGCCACCACCTCTTCGGAGGCCGCGCCGCCCCTGGCGAGGATTTCCATCTGGGCCGCCTGCGATCGCAGACTCGTCAGATCTCCGTCCATCGCGATGATCGCCGCGCTCCTCACGCGATATAGACGCTCGTAAAATGCATACGTGCCCATCCCCAGGATGGCCAGAAGCATCGCCCACTGCCGGTATTTCTCGAGCTTCTCCCGCACTCCCGAGCTCTATCGTTTCAGGTCCGCCGTAATCTCGAATTCCTGGAGCGACTCCCCGGCGCCCGCCGACTCCCGGCTGAAATTCAGAAAGATGTTCTTGAAAAACCGGGATCGCTCCAAGGCCAGAATAAGTCCCGCCACGGCGTGGTTGTAGCGGGCCCTTCCCGTCATCACGAAGGAGTGAATCGATTCCGTTGCCTCCTTGCCCGATTTGAGTTCGGTCAGCCAGAGCCCGTCGGGCGCGATGAAGCTGAGTTCCCGGAGAACATCGGAAAAGTAGAATCGCTCGTCCTGGAAACTGCGGACCCGTTGGAGCTGGCCGTTCAGAGCCTCGGTCTCCCGGTTGATCGCCGCCATCGTGTCTGTGTACTCCTTG includes:
- a CDS encoding SDR family oxidoreductase; this translates as MKETAGGKWALVLGASSGFGAACSVALAKGGFNIFGVHLDRKSTMDQVEKVIESVKSTGREVVFFNKNAADEEARNAVLDEMHKALNGEPGVAVLLHSLAFGTLRPYLAEKTADSVSKAQLEMTMDVMANSLVYWAQGLFNRRLLARGGRIFAMTSAGDERVWATYGPVSAAKAALEAHIRQLSVELAPHGVTANAIRAGVTDTPALRKIPGNDRMIEMARSKNPYRRLTTTEDVAGAIVNLCSEGCGWITGNVINVDGGEFIVD
- the pilO gene encoding type 4a pilus biogenesis protein PilO encodes the protein MREKLEKYRQWAMLLAILGMGTYAFYERLYRVRSAAIIAMDGDLTSLRSQAAQMEILARGGAASEEVVAQARKQLEELRAQVEMSRQKLPKEMRLSQLMEVMTRDDVRGPVNFVEFRPSQPRELSDSVEIPFQLNVLCTYKEFGQFIERVETLPIVLEIQGLQMVASKPGEPDLSISMTAKGKMLK
- a CDS encoding PilN domain-containing protein: MRDRINLLPRELLKAPEVPFNFVFAAVFGTFALILALAFFFQDRSYRRLKHEKADLQVRIGSLSSRSSKFKEYTDTMAAINRETEALNGQLQRVRSFQDERFYFSDVLRELSFIAPDGLWLTELKSGKEATESIHSFVMTGRARYNHAVAGLILALERSRFFKNIFLNFSRESAGAGESLQEFEITADLKR